The nucleotide window GATAATCCTTTTAATGATGGCGGTTATTGATAAAACACAAGTAATTTATAAAAAAGCAATGATTTATTGTGTATTTATAATTTTTATATATAATTAATGGTATAATTGGAAAGATAAAATTTCAATTAATATTTTTAAATATTAAGTATATAATTAAAATATTATGTAAAAAAACATTAAGGATGAGAAAAGATGGCAAAAAAAACAAAAAAAATAAATGCAAAGTTAAAGAAACTAAATGATATTTCATTAAAATTAACTGATGTTGAATTTCGCTATAGGGAAAATCATCCTAATGCTGTTGATGGAGTTAGTTTTGAAATTAACCATGGGGAATATGTTACAATCATTGGTCATAATGGTAGTGGAAAATCAACAATTAGTAAAATTATTATCGGTGTTTTACGTCCACAAAAAGGGAAAATTGAAGTTTTTGGTAATGAGGTTCATTCATCAACAATTACAGGAATTCGAAAATTTTTAGGGATTGTGTTTCAAAATCCAGATAATCAATTTATTGGATCAACAGTTCGTGATGATATCGCATTTGGCCTTGAAAATCGGCAAATTCCACAAAAAGAAATGCAAGCAATTATTGATAAAGCTGCTGCAAAAGTTGGCATGAATAATTTTCTTGACCATGAACCATTAATGCTATCAGGAGGACAAAAACAGCGAGTTGCAATTGCTTCAGCACTAGCATTATCACCAGATATTATTATTTTTGATGAAGCAACAAGTATGTTAGATCCAAAAGGGCGAAAAGAAATTAAACAAATTATGGTTGAATTGAAAGAATCACGTGAGAAAACAATTATTTCAATTACGCATGATATGGACGAAATCTTAAATGCTGATAAAGTGATTGTTATGAATAAAGGCCAAATGGTTAAATGTGGTAAACCACATGAAATTTTGTATGATGAAGAATTTTTAAAATCAATTCATTTAGATGTGCCTTTTGTTTCAAAAGTCGTTGATAGTTTACGCTTAAATGGTTTAGAAGTGAAAAATACACTAGATCTTAGAGAGTTGGTGGATGAGATATGTCAAAAGTAAAAAAACAACCTAAAATTGAAGCATTACAAAATGTTGATATTACATTTACAGATGTGTCTTATGTTTATGCTCCTAAAACGCCTTATGAATATACTTCATTGCAAGATATTAATGTTGTTATTAAACCTGGGAAAATTACTGCTATTATTGGGTCAACAGGAAGTGGAAAATCAACTTTAATTCAACATATCAATGGTTTATTAATTCCAACCACGGGAGTTGTTGATGCAAATGGCTTTATTATTAAAGCAAAACAAAAACGAATTAAAAATATTAAACAATTACGAAAATCAATTGGTTTAGTGTTTCAGTTTCCAGAATATCAATTGTTTGAAGAAACAATCGAAAAAGATATTATGTTTGGTCCAGTTCACTTAGGTGAAAGTAAAGAAGTTGCTCGAGAAAATGCCAAAAAATACTTAGAAATGGTTGGCTTACCATTAAACTATTTAGAACGTTCACCGTTTGATTTATCAGGAGGGCAAAAACGCCGGGTTGCCATTGCAGGGATTTTAGCAATGGAGGGTAATACTTTAATTTTAGATGAACCAACCGCTGGGTTAGATCCTGAGGGTGAAGAAGATTTTATTAAGTTATTTCAACGGATTAATAAAGAACAAAATAAACGGATTATTTTAGTAACTCATAATATGGATCATGTTTTAGAAATTGCTGATGAAGTTATTGCTTTAAAAGAAGGGCGAATTTTAAAAGTTGGAACACCATTTGAAATTTTTAAGGATAAAAATTTATTACAAGAATTGTTAATTGAACCACCAAAAATTTATCATTTAATTTATCAATTGCAAGAAAAAGGTCTTGACTTAACAAATGTTAATATTCGGAATATTAACCAATTAGCAAAAGAAATTATTCAGCATAAAGAACAAAAAAGAAAGGGATAAAAAAGATGCGCTTATCATTTGGACGTTATATTGCTTATAATTCCCCGATTCATCGAATGGATCCACGGGTAAAATTATTTATGTTGTTATCATTGATGATATCAATCTTTTTTTCAACTGGTTTTACCGGTTATGCTATTTTGGGAATGACAATTTTTAGTTTGTTCTTTTTAGCAAAATTACCACCAAGGTTATTACGAGCATTACTAAAACCAATTTTATTTATGTTTATTATTTTGTTGTTAATTAATTGTTTTTTAGTCACTGATGGTTATATTGGATGACATTGAGGTGGGAAAACAACAGCAACAGGCCCTGTTGCTGTGGGAGGAAAAAGTTGATTTGCTTTTTCCGAAAAAGCTATTTTTAATGCCCTTTACATGGCGTGCCGGATTTATTTAATGATTTTAATTACAACAATTTTAACGGCAACAACACAACCATTAGATTTAACCTTAGCGTTAGAAGATTTATTAAGTCCATTAAAACTAGTTCGTTTTCCAGTCCATATTTTATCAACAATTATTTCAATTGCCTTACGAATGATTCCAACTTTAATTGAAGAAGCAGGGCGGATTATGAAAGCGCAAGCCTCGCGTGGGGTTGATTTTAAGAATGGTCATTTTAAAGATAAAATTAAGTCGACAACAGCTTTAATTATCCCATTATTAGTATCAGCATTTCAAAAAGCTGAAGATTTAGCATATGCAATGGATGCCCGCGGTTATGACCCACATGCAAAACGAACACGTTATCGTCATTATCGGATTCATTTTCCTGATGTGTTATTATTTATTTTTGGGGTTGGGATTGCTAGCATTATTATTGCTCAATCAGTAACGATGGGGCAATATGAAACCTTTTATGAAGTTTGACATTGAGATAATGATTCCAATGGATGAATATTTGGTAAAATTAAAACAGGATTTTTACAAATTCGTATTCCACATATTGATGAATTTGTTTTAGGGTGATAATGTTATATTTATTATTAAGTATTGAATATGATGGTTATGATTATAGTGGCTGAGTTAAACAAAAAAATGCTCGAACAATTCAGGGTGAATTGGAGAAAGCATTTTTTGGCATTTGTCATCAAAAAATTTGAACTTTAGGTGCTAGTAAAACTGATGCTGGTGTACATGCTTCTGACCAAAAGGTATTAGTAAAACTACCATTTCAACCACAACATTTAGTTTTTTTTATTAAAACTGTTAGTAAAACTTTACCACCAAATATTAATATTAAAGGATATCAGCTTGTTTCAGAAAATTTTAGTGTTCGAACTGCAAAAGTAAAAGAATATGTTTATACAATTAATGATCAAGAGTATGATCTTTTTAATCATCGTTATGAACTTAAAGTTAATACACCATTAAATGTTAGAAAGTTACATCAAATTAGTCAAATTTTTGTTGGAACACATGATTTTGGATATTTTGCAGGGGTTAAACCAACCGAAAATATTGTAACACAACGAACAATTAATAAGATTTGAGTTAAACGAAACAAGGCAAAAAAAATTGAAATTCATTTTATGGGGAAAAGTTTTATTCGTTATCAAATTCGAATGTTAACACAAAATATTTTAGCTTGTTATGCTGGTAAAGTTAGTTTAAGTGAATTGCAAGCACAGTTAAAACATCCTCCTCAAGGAGCAACAACAAAGTATTGTGCAAAACCATATGGTTTATGTTTGAAAAAAATAAAATATTAAGATAGTTTCTTAATTTATTTGAAATAATCTAATTATATTATTTGTTAAGATAAAATTATTTTAGTTAATTTAAGGTTTAAGATTAAATTTAATTAAACAAAAAAATTTAACATTATTTAAAAAAATAAATATTAATTTTAATTAGTCTACTTTCCTTTAAAAAATAAATATGATATTATATATCATTTCACTTTTTATGGTATAATTTATAGTAACAAGTATGGGTAGAAAATACGGCAAATGAGGTGCAAAAATGAATAATGGTTTTTATATTTTACCAAATGAAGAAGGATATTTAGTAAAGTCACATGATACTAATAGTGAAATTGCATTATTTAGAAGTCGTCGTGATGCAGAAGTGTTTATTAGCACTTTAACATTATCACCAACACCTTCATTTTCAAATAATTATTCACCAGGAACTTCAATTCCTCACTATTCATCTCAACCTCAACAAATTATTACACCGTATCCAACTAATGGTGCTTCACCACAAGTTTTTTTTATTCAACAACCAGCTCCAGCACAACAAGTAACGCCATCACCATATCCATTTTATCCGATGATGCCACCAACGCCACCAATGGGAGGAATGTGCCATGGTATGTATCCGGGGATGTATCCAAATTATTATGGTCCACAAAATAATAATTATGGGTCAGGAGGCTGTACTTGTGGGCATAATAATTCAGATTATAATGAACATTTTGAAAAAAATTCTCCCAGTAAAAATAATGAAGATTTAAGACCAAATTGAAATAATGCCAGCAATGATTTAAACATAAAAAAAAATAATGAATTAGAAGATGATACAGTTTCTTGAACACAAGAAAATGATGAATATTCAAATAATGGATATGAAGAACAACTAGTTCAACCTCCGGTTGAAGAATATAATTCTGAGACAGTTACTAATTCAGAACCGATAGTAACCCCAAATTTTTATTCGGAAGAATTAGAACAACAAGCAAATCATTCTCAACCAACAAATAACCAACCATACTATGAACAAGCTTTTGTTTCTAATCCGGTTTTTCTTAATCAACAATCAGAGCAATCAGAGCAACCACAACAATCAGAGCAACCACAACAAGTGGCACGATCAATTAATGTAACTGATGATGATGAATTCTTTAAATATGCTAATGAACAAGAATTTAATCATAATTCCAAAATTTCAAAAAAGGAAACAAAACGCTTAATGAAAGAAGAATTAAAAGCAGCCAAAACACAAGCAAAATTAGAAAAACAGAATCGTAAAAAGGCAAAGCGTCAAGGAGCACTTGATATTGAGGAATTAGACCCAATTGTAGAATAAAAAGCAAATTAGTTTGCTTTTTATTTTTTTAAAATATTTTAAATTTATGGTTGTTTTTTGAATAAAATTAATGTTATAATGATTTAGGTTTTCGGGCTATAGCTCAGCTGGTTAGAGCGCACCCCTGATAAGGGTGAGGTCGATGGTTCAAGTCCATTTAGCCCGACCATTTTTTTATAAGAATTTTGGGCCCGTAGCTCAGCTGGGAGAGCACCTGCCTTGCACGCAGGGGGTCGACGGTTCGATCCCGTTCGGGTCCACCATTTCAAATAGATTTAAACAATTAATTAAAAAAGCATATTAAATTATTAATATGCTTTTTTAATTTGACTTAAAGGTAGTCTTTTCCTAATATCCTTAATTTTTGTGGGGGGAGGGTTTAATAAAATGGCTTTTTTTGGTATAATATATCTAATGCAAAACAAAATATAAACAGGGGTGAAGTATGTCAATTTTTGATAAAAATGAAAACGAAAGATATGCATATTTTTTAACGAATTTTAAAGAAATACTTGCAGATTGAGCAGTTATGATTAATGATCAGTTTATTAAGTCATCATTAGATAATTCATCAACTAAATTATTTGGAATGAATGTTGATAAAGCAATTTTATTTTTTGATATTAATTTAGATACAAATAGTGAATTACATGAATTAGGAATTATTAAAGAAAGTTATAGTATTGATTTAACAAATGATTTAGATTTAAATTTAGGGAAAAAAATAACTAAGAAAAACGAAGAAAAAAATTATGATTTAATTTATAATCAGATTGATAATTTTTTTATTGAAGATTCAGAATTATTAAAATTTTGTGAATATACATTAAATATTACTAATTTATCAATGGCGACAGATGGACCAACAATTAGTGCCTTAAATAATTACAAGTCAGTTGCTTTTAATAGTTATCCAACAAAAATTTATGAATTACTAGATTGATTTAACGTTGAAATTGTTGATGCAATTAATAATGGATTAAAAATAAAACGCTTTGGAGTTAAAGAAAATAGTCCTAGTAGTAATAACAAAATAAGAAGAAAACCAAGATTAATGTCAAACAAAACTTTAAAAAATATTGACAATGATGATGACAAAATTAATAAAGAAATAATTTTTACTGAGTATTTTGCAAATAATGGTAATATTAGTGCTAAATTAATTGCTTTAAATAAGTTGTTACCATTGTTAGAAGAAAAACGAGCTGAAATTAAAGAGTTTAATCCGAAGTTAGAATATGATATTTTTAGTTTTTTACAACATACAAAATATCGGAACTCTTTAACATATCAAGAAGATAGTGATGCTGAAAAACGTTTAGATAAGGTTTTTAAAAAAGCGGTGTTATCTTTATACTTATTAGATATTGATTAAAAAACGAAGAAAATAATTCGTTTTTTATTTATTAAAATTATTTTAAGAAGTTTTTCCGTTATAATTTGTAGTAGGTGATTATGATGAAAGTTATTTTAATTAAAGAAGTTAAAGGAAAAGGCAAAGTTAATGATGTAATTGAAGTTGCTGATGGATATGCAAAAAATTATTTAATTAAAGAAGGTTTCGCAATTCCAACAACTTCTGCTAATTTAGCTAAGTTAAATATTGTTTTATCACAACAAGCAGCACAAGAGGCAGCTACAAAAGCTTCTTTAGAAGAATTAAAAACAGCATTAGAACAATTAACATTGAATTTTAAACTAAAAGTTCATAATAATAAAACGTTTGGTTCTATTTCTTTAACACAAATTGAAGATCGATTAGCGAAAGAATTTAACTTAAAAATTGATAAAAAGAAATTTATTGATAATAATAATTTAACAAGTTTTGGATTACATTACTTAAAAATTAAATTAGCTCCAAATATAATTGCAACATTAAAAGTGATGGTAGAAAAAAAGGAGAGTTAATTAATGGAAAACATCAGTAAAACAGAATTAAATAAACTTAATGTTATTAATGATGCGGAAAAAAATGTTTTAGCAATAATTGCTCACTCTATTACTGCAGCGGAAGAAGTTTTTTCAATTTTGACAGAAGAAGATTTTACTGTAATGAATTACAAAGTGATTTTCAAAGCTTTACAAGAACAATTTT belongs to Spiroplasma melliferum and includes:
- a CDS encoding ABC-type cobalt transport system permease protein translates to MRLSFGRYIAYNSPIHRMDPRVKLFMLLSLMISIFFSTGFTGYAILGMTIFSLFFLAKLPPRLLRALLKPILFMFIILLLINCFLVTDGYIGWHWGGKTTATGPVAVGGKSWFAFSEKAIFNALYMACRIYLMILITTILTATTQPLDLTLALEDLLSPLKLVRFPVHILSTIISIALRMIPTLIEEAGRIMKAQASRGVDFKNGHFKDKIKSTTALIIPLLVSAFQKAEDLAYAMDARGYDPHAKRTRYRHYRIHFPDVLLFIFGVGIASIIIAQSVTMGQYETFYEVWHWDNDSNGWIFGKIKTGFLQIRIPHIDEFVLGW
- a CDS encoding tRNA pseudouridine synthase A, whose protein sequence is MLYLLLSIEYDGYDYSGWVKQKNARTIQGELEKAFFGICHQKIWTLGASKTDAGVHASDQKVLVKLPFQPQHLVFFIKTVSKTLPPNINIKGYQLVSENFSVRTAKVKEYVYTINDQEYDLFNHRYELKVNTPLNVRKLHQISQIFVGTHDFGYFAGVKPTENIVTQRTINKIWVKRNKAKKIEIHFMGKSFIRYQIRMLTQNILACYAGKVSLSELQAQLKHPPQGATTKYCAKPYGLCLKKIKY
- a CDS encoding 50S ribosomal protein L9: MKVILIKEVKGKGKVNDVIEVADGYAKNYLIKEGFAIPTTSANLAKLNIVLSQQAAQEAATKASLEELKTALEQLTLNFKLKVHNNKTFGSISLTQIEDRLAKEFNLKIDKKKFIDNNNLTSFGLHYLKIKLAPNIIATLKVMVEKKES
- a CDS encoding ABC-type cobalt transport system ATP-binding protein, yielding MAKKTKKINAKLKKLNDISLKLTDVEFRYRENHPNAVDGVSFEINHGEYVTIIGHNGSGKSTISKIIIGVLRPQKGKIEVFGNEVHSSTITGIRKFLGIVFQNPDNQFIGSTVRDDIAFGLENRQIPQKEMQAIIDKAAAKVGMNNFLDHEPLMLSGGQKQRVAIASALALSPDIIIFDEATSMLDPKGRKEIKQIMVELKESREKTIISITHDMDEILNADKVIVMNKGQMVKCGKPHEILYDEEFLKSIHLDVPFVSKVVDSLRLNGLEVKNTLDLRELVDEICQK
- a CDS encoding ABC-type cobalt transport system ATP-binding protein yields the protein MSKVKKQPKIEALQNVDITFTDVSYVYAPKTPYEYTSLQDINVVIKPGKITAIIGSTGSGKSTLIQHINGLLIPTTGVVDANGFIIKAKQKRIKNIKQLRKSIGLVFQFPEYQLFEETIEKDIMFGPVHLGESKEVARENAKKYLEMVGLPLNYLERSPFDLSGGQKRRVAIAGILAMEGNTLILDEPTAGLDPEGEEDFIKLFQRINKEQNKRIILVTHNMDHVLEIADEVIALKEGRILKVGTPFEIFKDKNLLQELLIEPPKIYHLIYQLQEKGLDLTNVNIRNINQLAKEIIQHKEQKRKG